In a genomic window of Tissierella sp. Yu-01:
- a CDS encoding DUF177 domain-containing protein — protein sequence MIFDLSSFLDGHKHSYHLDGELESKLLPKDSDIRIINPIKFDGDIFKVDSEYQIHVNICYTYESNCDRCLESTTNEAKTVLSGKLKESKGKTIDEDDDEEIIYYDENDLLDLDSYIWSQVVSSLPMKVLCSKDCKGLCPQCGVNLNTQSCDCMGYTIDPRLEKLKELFPKK from the coding sequence ATGATATTTGATTTATCAAGTTTTCTTGATGGACATAAACATTCCTATCATTTAGATGGTGAATTAGAGAGTAAATTATTACCAAAGGACAGCGATATAAGAATCATCAATCCTATAAAATTTGATGGGGATATTTTTAAAGTAGATAGCGAATATCAGATTCATGTGAACATATGTTATACATATGAAAGCAATTGTGATAGATGCTTAGAATCCACAACAAATGAAGCGAAAACAGTTTTATCAGGAAAGCTTAAAGAAAGCAAAGGGAAGACCATTGATGAAGACGATGATGAAGAGATAATTTATTACGATGAAAATGATCTCTTAGATTTGGATAGTTATATTTGGAGTCAAGTTGTTAGTTCCCTACCTATGAAAGTTTTATGCAGTAAAGATTGTAAAGGCTTATGCCCTCAGTGTGGTGTAAACCTAAATACCCAATCCTGTGATTGTATGGGATATACAATTGACCCAAGATTGGAAAAGTTAAAGGAACTTTTTCC
- a CDS encoding acetate kinase has protein sequence MNILVINCGSSSLKYQLIDMNGEVVLAKGLVERIGIEGSRIKHDTTGKERLVIEEPMNDHKKALELVLKAIVDKEHGAISSLDEIGAVGHRVVHGGEDFTDSVIIDDAVMEALEKNIELAPLHNPPNIIGITACQELMPSTPMVSVFDTAFHQTIPAENYIYAMPYEYYEKYKIRRYGFHGTSHKYVSKRAAEILGKDIKDLNIVTCHLGNGSSVTAVQGGLSVDTSMGFTPLEGLAMGTRSGDIDPAIIPFIMEKENMSFDEVNNMLNKKSGVLGISGISSDFRDLEIAEEEGNVRAKLALDVFANKVTKYIAAYAAQMCRIDVLVFTAGIGENSAEMRERICEGLECLNIRVDKELNNIRGEEAIVSKNLSATTVMVIPTNEELMIARDTLELVSNR, from the coding sequence ATGAATATTTTAGTTATTAACTGCGGGAGTTCATCCTTAAAATATCAATTGATTGATATGAATGGAGAGGTTGTTCTTGCGAAGGGTTTAGTAGAGAGAATTGGTATCGAAGGCTCAAGAATCAAACATGACACTACAGGTAAGGAAAGACTTGTTATAGAAGAGCCAATGAATGATCATAAAAAAGCCCTAGAATTAGTTTTAAAAGCTATCGTAGATAAAGAACATGGAGCTATAAGTTCATTAGATGAAATAGGTGCTGTAGGTCATAGAGTTGTACATGGTGGCGAAGATTTCACTGATTCAGTTATAATTGATGATGCAGTTATGGAAGCTCTTGAAAAAAATATTGAATTAGCACCATTACACAACCCACCAAATATCATAGGAATAACCGCTTGTCAAGAATTAATGCCAAGTACTCCAATGGTAAGTGTATTTGATACTGCATTCCACCAAACAATTCCTGCTGAGAATTATATTTATGCAATGCCTTATGAGTATTATGAGAAATATAAAATAAGAAGATATGGATTCCACGGAACATCACATAAATATGTTTCTAAAAGAGCTGCTGAAATATTAGGAAAAGATATTAAGGATTTAAACATTGTTACTTGTCATTTAGGAAACGGCTCAAGCGTTACAGCTGTTCAAGGTGGATTATCTGTAGATACAAGTATGGGCTTTACTCCTTTAGAGGGTTTAGCTATGGGAACTAGATCAGGAGATATTGACCCAGCAATAATTCCTTTTATAATGGAAAAAGAGAATATGTCTTTTGATGAAGTAAATAATATGTTAAACAAAAAGTCCGGTGTTTTAGGAATTTCTGGAATTAGTAGTGACTTTAGAGACTTAGAAATTGCCGAAGAAGAAGGCAATGTAAGAGCAAAATTAGCATTAGACGTTTTTGCAAATAAGGTTACTAAGTATATTGCAGCTTATGCAGCTCAAATGTGCCGTATTGATGTTTTAGTATTTACTGCAGGTATAGGTGAAAATTCTGCAGAAATGCGTGAAAGAATATGTGAAGGCTTAGAATGTTTAAATATTAGAGTTGACAAAGAATTAAATAATATAAGAGGAGAAGAAGCTATAGTAAGTAAAAACTTATCTGCAACAACTGTTATGGTTATACCTACTAATGAAGAATTAATGATAGCTAGAGATACTCTTGAATTAGTTAGTAACAGATAA
- a CDS encoding nucleotidyltransferase: MKVIGFITEYNPFHYGHKYHYEISKKLTDSTHTIAVMSGSFVQRGEPSLIDKWTKAKIAIDNGIDLVIELPFIYSVQSAEFFAYGGVSILDSLNIVDYIAFGSEIESLNPLRKIASILNNEPPKYKEFLKEYLNKGNSFSSARSQALSEYIKLSNPNDTTPYDLILKQSNNILGIEYLKSLNRLNSKIKPISIKRKGNNYNDIEITTNIASATAIRKKILSGNLDGVKDHIPPATYYYLNNFYKKYGTFNSLSNYNQIFQYIFRSTDKSKFNRIMDIENGLENRIIKASSDEIQIEEIIKSVTTKRYPSTRIKRILVHLLSNLDKETIQMIYKTPVNYIRVLGSNQKGLEILRNIKNNSNVNIITKFADHKSLKSEEIDLMLSYEEMATNLYFLGITKNKPLVNMDYKLSPYITKDI, translated from the coding sequence ATGAAGGTAATAGGTTTTATTACAGAATACAATCCTTTTCATTATGGACATAAGTATCATTATGAAATATCCAAAAAACTGACTGATTCTACACATACAATTGCAGTAATGAGTGGTTCCTTTGTTCAAAGAGGCGAACCTTCTCTTATTGATAAATGGACTAAGGCTAAAATCGCCATTGATAACGGAATTGATCTGGTGATTGAATTGCCTTTCATTTATTCTGTACAAAGTGCGGAATTCTTTGCATATGGTGGTGTTAGTATACTAGACTCCTTAAATATAGTAGATTATATTGCTTTTGGTAGTGAAATTGAAAGTCTAAATCCTCTACGAAAAATTGCGAGCATACTCAATAATGAACCACCTAAATATAAGGAGTTTTTAAAAGAATATTTAAATAAAGGTAATTCTTTCTCATCCGCTAGAAGCCAAGCATTATCAGAATATATAAAATTATCTAATCCCAATGATACTACACCGTATGATCTTATTTTAAAACAATCTAATAATATACTTGGTATCGAATACCTGAAGTCTTTAAATCGGCTTAATTCAAAAATAAAGCCTATTTCAATTAAACGAAAAGGAAATAACTATAACGACATTGAAATTACAACTAATATAGCTTCTGCTACTGCCATCAGAAAAAAGATACTTAGTGGCAATTTAGATGGGGTAAAAGACCATATCCCTCCAGCTACTTATTATTATCTGAATAACTTCTATAAAAAATACGGAACATTTAATTCTTTAAGTAACTATAATCAAATATTTCAATATATTTTTAGAAGTACCGATAAATCAAAATTCAATCGTATAATGGATATAGAAAATGGACTTGAAAACAGAATAATTAAGGCTAGTTCTGATGAAATTCAAATAGAAGAAATAATAAAATCCGTTACAACTAAGAGGTATCCTTCTACTAGAATTAAAAGAATATTAGTTCATCTCCTATCAAATCTTGATAAAGAGACTATTCAAATGATATACAAAACTCCAGTTAATTATATTAGAGTCTTAGGCTCTAATCAAAAAGGACTTGAAATATTAAGAAATATAAAAAATAATTCTAATGTAAACATAATAACTAAATTTGCTGACCATAAATCTCTTAAAAGCGAGGAAATAGATTTGATGTTAAGTTATGAAGAAATGGCTACTAATTTGTATTTTTTAGGCATTACTAAAAATAAACCTTTAGTAAATATGGATTATAAATTATCACCATATATAACGAAAGATATTTGA
- the ylbJ gene encoding sporulation integral membrane protein YlbJ, which yields MYNKKTNKINLLVTIVLLIIMFQVVKNPSQSIKSAREGLNLWFNLLLPSLFPFIFITDLLVSFGFVDFISRYLESFMRPIFNVPGIGIFPFSMSIMSGYPVGARLTAKLRELNLISKTVGNRLISFSSTSGPLFILGTVLIGMVGAPKLSGLMIIPHYMGALSLGLIFRFYKRKNSTENEAVKETKVRSDLFIVEIKNKSIGSLIAKSVKDSMESIIIVGGFVIIYSVIIDILLLSPIFISFIDVIAHVTSINSEIIMGTIAGIIEITKGCEIISKLDIEIISKVILLNFIIGWGGFSIHSQALSFISSTDISSKIYLLSKASHGLLSAIYTYIIYKIAYKDLIIQTYLEPIPVNEINSLSYWLELFKSSTFVVISIIVFLILLSILTNEVNSTKRKSA from the coding sequence ATGTACAATAAGAAAACAAACAAAATCAATCTATTAGTTACTATAGTGTTACTTATTATCATGTTTCAGGTAGTAAAAAACCCTTCTCAAAGTATAAAAAGCGCAAGGGAAGGCTTAAACTTATGGTTTAATTTATTGTTGCCTTCACTATTTCCATTTATTTTTATTACAGATTTGTTAGTATCCTTTGGGTTTGTTGATTTTATATCAAGGTATTTAGAATCATTTATGCGACCTATATTTAATGTACCTGGAATTGGAATATTCCCATTTTCAATGAGTATAATGTCAGGATATCCTGTGGGTGCAAGGTTAACAGCTAAGCTGAGGGAATTAAATTTGATTTCAAAAACTGTTGGGAATAGACTTATAAGTTTTTCTTCAACTTCTGGACCTTTATTTATACTGGGTACAGTATTAATCGGTATGGTTGGTGCTCCTAAATTATCAGGTTTAATGATTATTCCACATTATATGGGTGCTCTTTCATTAGGATTGATATTTAGATTCTATAAAAGAAAGAATTCAACTGAAAATGAAGCTGTTAAAGAAACAAAAGTGAGAAGTGATTTATTTATAGTAGAAATAAAAAATAAATCCATAGGCTCTTTAATTGCAAAATCAGTTAAAGATAGTATGGAATCCATTATAATCGTAGGGGGTTTTGTTATAATTTATTCAGTAATTATCGATATATTGCTGCTATCTCCTATTTTTATTTCATTTATTGATGTAATCGCTCATGTAACTTCTATTAACTCAGAAATAATTATGGGAACAATAGCAGGAATAATAGAAATTACAAAAGGTTGTGAAATTATTTCAAAGCTTGATATTGAAATAATTTCTAAAGTTATACTCCTAAACTTTATAATAGGATGGGGAGGTTTTTCCATACATAGTCAGGCATTAAGCTTTATTAGCTCAACTGATATAAGCTCTAAAATATATTTATTATCAAAAGCCTCACATGGGTTGTTATCAGCAATATATACATATATTATCTATAAAATTGCATATAAGGATTTAATAATTCAAACATATTTAGAACCTATACCAGTTAATGAAATCAATAGCCTATCCTATTGGTTGGAATTGTTTAAAAGCTCTACATTTGTTGTAATATCAATTATTGTATTCTTAATTCTTCTAAGTATTTTAACAAATGAAGTAAATTCAACTAAAAGAAAAAGTGCTTAG
- a CDS encoding ATPase codes for MMDVLNLIDEVEDIVEAGTSVPFSNKVMVDRGELLEIIKEIRIKLPDEIKQAAWIKDERQRILAEAQKDADTIINEANYKLNELVDDEEIIRVANSRAEEILTRAQNNAKEIRLGALEYADNLLLETQENLKELIQLLNNNRKELRGND; via the coding sequence ATGATGGACGTTCTAAATCTTATTGATGAGGTAGAGGATATAGTGGAAGCTGGGACAAGCGTACCTTTTAGTAATAAGGTAATGGTAGATAGAGGAGAACTTCTTGAAATTATCAAAGAAATCAGAATTAAGCTACCCGATGAAATTAAACAAGCAGCATGGATAAAAGATGAAAGACAAAGAATACTAGCTGAAGCACAAAAAGATGCAGATACGATTATAAATGAAGCTAATTATAAGTTAAATGAGTTAGTTGATGATGAAGAAATAATAAGGGTTGCAAATTCTAGAGCTGAAGAAATCTTGACAAGAGCACAAAACAATGCCAAAGAGATACGATTAGGTGCATTGGAATATGCTGATAACTTGTTGTTAGAAACCCAAGAAAATTTAAAGGAATTAATTCAATTATTAAACAATAATAGAAAAGAGCTTAGAGGCAATGACTAA
- the coaD gene encoding pantetheine-phosphate adenylyltransferase — translation MNVIYPGSFDPVTNGHIDIIKRCAEKFDNVIVAVLNNNSKNGTFSIEERLELLKETTKDMTNVNVDSFSGLLIDYSKMKNVNIVVKGLRAVSDFEYEMQMALANKKLYPELETLFMVSNTKYSFLSSSIVKEVAYLGGNVSCLVPKIVEDALKNKVKGGL, via the coding sequence ATGAATGTAATATACCCAGGTAGTTTTGACCCTGTTACCAATGGTCATATAGATATTATCAAGAGATGTGCTGAAAAGTTTGATAATGTTATAGTGGCAGTTCTTAATAACAACTCTAAAAATGGAACTTTTTCAATCGAAGAAAGATTAGAGTTATTAAAAGAAACGACTAAGGATATGACAAATGTTAATGTAGATTCATTCAGTGGGTTATTAATTGACTATTCTAAAATGAAAAATGTTAACATAGTGGTCAAGGGTTTGAGAGCAGTTTCTGATTTTGAGTATGAGATGCAAATGGCTTTAGCAAATAAAAAATTGTATCCTGAACTTGAAACGTTATTTATGGTATCCAATACTAAATACTCATTTTTAAGCTCTAGCATAGTTAAGGAGGTAGCTTATTTAGGAGGCAATGTTTCATGTTTAGTACCAAAAATTGTTGAGGATGCTTTGAAAAATAAAGTTAAAGGGGGACTTTAA
- the rsmD gene encoding 16S rRNA (guanine(966)-N(2))-methyltransferase RsmD translates to MRVISGFKKGHRLKSPKGKDVRPTEDKIKESLFNILGPIKEESIVLDLFGGTGQIGIEFLSRGASKAYFVDIASTSISIIKENLTHTKLLDRSIIINKDALRSLRYLREINVKFDYIYLDPPFKEHELTLKTINEIIDYMLLSKDGIIIIEHEKEFILMDEYQSLIRFDVRNYGSKSLSFYRIGE, encoded by the coding sequence GTGAGAGTTATTTCTGGTTTTAAAAAGGGTCACAGACTTAAATCACCAAAGGGAAAAGATGTCAGACCAACAGAAGATAAAATAAAAGAATCTTTGTTCAATATTCTTGGTCCAATAAAAGAAGAATCTATAGTTCTAGATTTATTTGGTGGTACTGGACAAATAGGAATTGAGTTTTTAAGTAGAGGTGCTAGTAAAGCTTATTTTGTTGATATTGCCAGTACTAGTATTTCGATTATTAAAGAAAATTTAACTCATACAAAATTATTAGATAGAAGTATAATTATAAATAAGGATGCTTTAAGATCCTTAAGATACTTAAGAGAAATTAATGTTAAATTTGATTACATATATCTCGATCCACCTTTTAAAGAACATGAGTTGACTTTAAAAACCATAAACGAGATAATAGATTATATGCTTTTATCTAAAGATGGAATAATTATAATTGAGCATGAAAAGGAATTTATATTAATGGATGAGTATCAAAGTTTAATTAGATTTGATGTTAGAAATTATGGTAGTAAATCTTTATCATTTTATAGAATTGGAGAGTAA
- the recG gene encoding ATP-dependent DNA helicase RecG, translated as MDSLNKNIQYLKGVGPKKAYRLRRLNIETIKDLIYFIPRDYEDRSSFKTLREGVKNEKITLDIEIVGPGTINKPRRNMSILKIPFKDSSGFGNLVWFNQDYLKDKFYVGERYIVNGKFNKIGIEYQIMNPVYEKPGDSKKVGRIIPIYPLTEGLNNNDILKLINNVLNEYLKYIPETLPNSIIRKHNLMNVHEAILNIHFPRSIDIMKKAKNRLAYEELLTLQLGLSTMKNKTYINKNGIQFPFKKDVYDFIDNLPFKLTNAQVKVLQEIFEDMESKKQMSRLVQGDVGSGKTIVGIISIYKAVISGFQAAMMAPTEILATQHYESISKLLNEYDIRCELLVGSLSKKRKEEILKDLREGRIDVLIGTHAIIQDNVEFHRLGLAITDEQHRFGVKQRATLSQKGLNPDIIVMTATPIPRTLALILYGDLDISIIDELPPGRKEIETFAVDNNFKERIYKFIEKQINEGRQAYIVCPLIEESETMDINSAEELYSYLRDERFNNFSVGLLHGKMPQKEKDEIMELFKNNTINILVSTTVIEVGVNVPNANIMVIFNAERFGLAQLHQLRGRVGRGEYQSYCILINESMNPISRERMRILQSSSDGFVISEKDLELRGPGEFFGTRQHGLPELKVANLFTDMNILKIAQYDAQEILKNDPSLSSDENKMLGIKIESMFNKNPQELDY; from the coding sequence ATGGATAGTTTAAATAAAAATATACAATACTTAAAAGGGGTTGGACCAAAAAAAGCTTATAGACTTAGAAGATTAAATATTGAAACTATAAAAGATCTCATATATTTTATACCTCGCGACTATGAAGATAGATCAAGCTTTAAGACTTTAAGAGAAGGTGTAAAAAACGAGAAGATAACTTTAGATATTGAAATAGTTGGGCCTGGAACTATAAATAAGCCACGTAGAAATATGTCTATTCTAAAAATACCTTTTAAAGATTCTAGTGGTTTTGGAAACTTAGTTTGGTTTAATCAAGATTATTTAAAGGATAAATTCTATGTTGGAGAGCGCTATATAGTTAATGGAAAATTTAATAAAATTGGAATTGAATATCAAATAATGAATCCAGTATATGAAAAACCAGGAGATTCAAAAAAAGTTGGAAGAATAATTCCTATATATCCTTTAACTGAAGGCCTAAATAATAATGACATATTAAAATTAATTAATAATGTTTTGAATGAATACTTAAAATATATACCAGAGACTCTACCTAACTCGATTATTAGAAAGCATAATCTTATGAATGTACATGAAGCAATATTAAACATACACTTTCCTAGGTCTATAGACATTATGAAAAAGGCTAAAAATAGATTAGCCTATGAAGAACTTTTAACACTACAATTAGGATTGTCAACGATGAAAAATAAGACTTATATTAATAAGAATGGTATACAGTTTCCTTTTAAAAAAGATGTTTATGATTTTATTGATAATTTGCCATTTAAATTGACAAATGCACAAGTCAAGGTACTTCAGGAGATATTCGAAGATATGGAAAGCAAAAAACAAATGAGTAGATTGGTTCAAGGTGATGTTGGTTCTGGTAAAACTATAGTTGGAATTATATCTATCTATAAGGCTGTAATCAGTGGGTTTCAAGCTGCAATGATGGCTCCAACTGAGATTTTAGCTACTCAGCACTACGAATCTATCTCGAAGCTACTAAATGAATATGATATAAGATGTGAATTATTAGTAGGTAGTCTATCAAAGAAAAGGAAAGAGGAGATACTTAAGGATTTAAGAGAAGGAAGAATTGATGTACTAATTGGAACACACGCAATAATTCAAGATAATGTTGAGTTTCATAGATTAGGGCTAGCTATTACCGATGAACAACATAGATTTGGTGTAAAGCAAAGGGCTACATTAAGTCAAAAGGGATTGAACCCCGATATTATTGTCATGACAGCTACTCCAATACCTAGAACATTAGCACTAATTTTATATGGGGACCTGGATATTTCAATAATAGATGAACTACCACCAGGTAGAAAGGAAATTGAAACCTTTGCTGTTGATAATAACTTTAAAGAAAGAATATACAAATTCATTGAGAAACAGATTAATGAAGGTAGACAAGCATATATTGTATGTCCATTAATAGAAGAATCTGAAACTATGGATATTAATTCAGCTGAGGAGTTATATTCATATCTAAGAGATGAAAGATTTAATAACTTTAGCGTTGGATTGCTTCATGGTAAGATGCCACAAAAAGAAAAAGATGAGATTATGGAACTTTTTAAAAACAATACTATTAATATACTTGTTTCTACTACTGTAATTGAAGTTGGTGTTAATGTACCTAATGCTAATATAATGGTTATATTTAATGCAGAAAGATTTGGATTGGCTCAATTACACCAGTTAAGGGGAAGAGTAGGAAGAGGGGAATATCAATCTTACTGTATATTAATTAATGAAAGTATGAATCCTATATCTAGAGAAAGAATGAGAATATTACAATCATCATCTGATGGATTTGTTATATCTGAGAAAGATCTTGAATTAAGAGGACCTGGGGAATTTTTTGGTACTAGGCAACATGGTTTGCCAGAATTAAAAGTTGCTAACTTATTTACTGATATGAATATATTAAAAATAGCTCAATATGATGCGCAAGAGATTTTGAAAAACGATCCAAGTCTTTCGAGTGATGAAAATAAAATGTTAGGAATAAAAATAGAATCTATGTTTAATAAAAATCCACAAGAATTGGATTATTAA
- a CDS encoding DAK2 domain-containing protein, which yields MNLDVIDGVLLKKALASAAKLLEINKEEVNSLNVFPVPDGDTGTNMLLTVKSAMKQGLSVEDNDAYKIALAASQGSLMGARGNSGVILSQLFRGFANGIKGKEVIDVKTLALAIKKAADTAYKAVMKPTEGTILTVARECGEFAITISKEEKDITKFLERVIEQGNDTLSRTPEMLPVLKQAGVVDAGGKGLLYLYTGFYNAIIGNDNYISESLEDAEVKPQEIAKHREHIETDDIKFGYCTEFMINTDYNDIDAFRNELANLGDSLLVVGGEGIIKVHVHTNNPGVALEKALELGSLKDIKIDNMRFQHEEVLLKEELKHSRDDNKEVEINKEFSFVSVSIGEGIDEVFKDLNVDAIVPGGQTMNPSTEDLVNAINKTHGKNIIILPNNSNIILAAEQTKKISNRNITVIPTKNIPQGIAALLAFSEDVSLEDNIEAMNDNINNVITGQVTYAVRDTEYNNTKIKKDDIIGLSDKDILSAGEDINEVSLELIEKIINDDISIITIFYGNNVDEETANALAERLNNKYEDIDIEVIFGGQPLYYYIFSIE from the coding sequence TTGAATCTAGACGTTATAGATGGAGTGTTGCTTAAAAAAGCACTTGCTAGTGCAGCTAAGCTCCTAGAAATTAATAAGGAGGAGGTAAACTCCTTGAATGTTTTCCCTGTACCTGATGGGGACACAGGTACAAATATGTTATTAACTGTAAAATCTGCAATGAAGCAAGGACTCAGTGTAGAAGATAATGATGCCTATAAAATTGCCTTGGCTGCAAGTCAGGGGTCCTTAATGGGAGCCAGAGGTAATTCGGGTGTTATTCTATCACAGTTATTCAGAGGTTTTGCCAATGGTATAAAGGGTAAAGAAGTTATCGATGTAAAAACACTTGCATTAGCTATAAAAAAGGCTGCAGATACTGCATACAAGGCTGTTATGAAGCCAACTGAAGGAACTATTCTAACAGTAGCAAGGGAATGTGGCGAATTTGCAATTACTATTAGTAAAGAGGAAAAAGACATTACTAAATTTTTAGAAAGAGTAATAGAACAAGGTAATGATACATTAAGTCGTACACCTGAGATGTTACCAGTATTAAAACAAGCTGGTGTAGTAGATGCTGGTGGTAAAGGCTTGTTGTATTTATATACTGGATTTTATAATGCAATTATAGGTAATGATAATTATATTAGCGAGTCACTGGAAGATGCTGAAGTTAAGCCACAAGAAATTGCTAAACATAGAGAACATATCGAAACTGATGATATAAAGTTTGGATATTGTACAGAATTTATGATTAATACAGATTATAATGACATTGACGCTTTTAGAAATGAGCTGGCAAACTTAGGCGATTCTTTATTAGTAGTAGGTGGAGAAGGAATTATAAAAGTTCATGTTCACACTAATAACCCTGGTGTTGCATTAGAAAAGGCATTAGAACTAGGTAGTCTTAAAGATATTAAAATAGATAATATGAGATTCCAACATGAAGAAGTACTTCTAAAAGAGGAATTAAAACATTCAAGGGATGATAATAAAGAAGTAGAAATCAATAAGGAATTCTCTTTTGTATCCGTTTCAATAGGTGAAGGTATTGATGAGGTGTTTAAAGACCTGAATGTAGATGCTATTGTTCCTGGTGGTCAAACAATGAACCCAAGTACGGAAGACTTAGTGAATGCAATAAATAAAACACATGGAAAAAATATAATAATATTGCCTAATAACAGTAATATAATTTTAGCAGCAGAACAAACGAAGAAAATTAGCAATAGAAATATAACCGTAATTCCTACTAAAAATATACCACAAGGTATAGCAGCATTACTTGCTTTTAGTGAAGATGTATCATTAGAAGATAATATAGAAGCGATGAATGATAATATTAACAATGTAATAACTGGTCAAGTAACATATGCTGTTAGGGATACAGAATATAATAATACTAAGATTAAAAAAGATGATATTATAGGGTTATCTGATAAGGATATATTATCCGCTGGTGAGGATATTAACGAGGTCTCATTAGAATTAATTGAAAAAATTATAAATGATGACATTTCAATAATAACAATTTTCTATGGAAATAATGTAGATGAAGAAACTGCTAATGCTCTTGCAGAAAGACTAAATAATAAGTATGAAGATATAGATATAGAGGTTATATTTGGCGGTCAGCCATTATATTATTATATATTTTCAATAGAATAA
- a CDS encoding Asp23/Gls24 family envelope stress response protein yields the protein MAAKINTELGVISIDENVIATIAGISAMESYGIVGMASKNATDGLFELLKMDYLSKGIKVYTKDDMLTIDLHVILEYGVKISVVAENIIDKVKFSVEKFTGIKVGHINVNVQGIRVEK from the coding sequence ATGGCAGCCAAGATCAATACTGAATTAGGAGTTATCAGTATAGACGAAAATGTAATAGCAACAATTGCAGGCATTTCTGCTATGGAAAGCTATGGGATAGTAGGGATGGCTTCTAAAAATGCAACTGATGGCTTGTTTGAGCTATTAAAGATGGATTATTTATCCAAAGGTATCAAGGTTTATACAAAGGATGATATGTTAACTATAGATTTACATGTTATATTAGAATATGGTGTAAAAATATCAGTCGTTGCTGAAAATATCATAGATAAAGTTAAATTTAGTGTTGAAAAGTTTACCGGAATCAAAGTTGGACATATTAATGTAAATGTTCAGGGAATTAGAGTTGAAAAGTAA
- the rpmB gene encoding 50S ribosomal protein L28 produces the protein MSKVCEVCGKGKVFGNKVTFSNKKSSRSWAPNIRKVRAVVKGSVKRVNVCTRCLRSGYVERAL, from the coding sequence ATGTCAAAAGTATGTGAAGTATGTGGAAAAGGAAAAGTTTTTGGTAACAAGGTTACTTTCTCAAATAAGAAAAGCTCAAGAAGTTGGGCACCAAATATCAGAAAAGTAAGAGCGGTTGTTAAAGGATCTGTAAAAAGAGTTAATGTATGTACTAGATGTTTAAGATCAGGTTATGTTGAAAGAGCATTATAG
- a CDS encoding thiamine diphosphokinase: protein MKGLIISSGNIEDYKQLLDIVKDRDYILCADGGLRHAINIDIIPDGAIGDFDSIDEKIQEYLFNKNIPVYKFPIEKDDTDTELAIRHLLEIGCNDITLVGVTGTRLDHTLANIFVLRNLHKKGITARIINSNNTIYYVDNEISFNKRDGYYISVIPISIEGVIVTLKGFYYPLKDSIISYGSTLGVSNKIIEEYGKVIIEKGEALIIEARD, encoded by the coding sequence ATGAAGGGTTTAATAATTTCAAGTGGAAATATAGAAGATTATAAACAATTGCTAGATATAGTTAAAGATAGGGATTATATTCTATGTGCAGATGGTGGTTTAAGACATGCTATAAATATAGATATTATACCTGATGGTGCCATAGGAGATTTTGATTCTATAGATGAAAAAATACAGGAATATTTGTTTAATAAGAATATTCCTGTATATAAATTTCCTATAGAAAAAGATGATACTGATACAGAATTAGCTATTAGACATCTTCTCGAAATTGGATGTAATGACATAACTTTAGTAGGAGTCACTGGTACTAGATTAGATCATACACTTGCAAATATCTTTGTTTTAAGAAATTTACATAAAAAGGGTATTACAGCAAGAATTATAAATAGTAATAATACAATATATTATGTAGATAATGAGATATCATTTAATAAAAGAGATGGGTATTATATTTCTGTAATTCCTATTTCAATTGAGGGAGTTATAGTAACATTGAAAGGATTTTATTATCCATTAAAGGATTCAATTATTAGTTATGGCAGTACACTTGGAGTTAGCAATAAAATTATAGAAGAATATGGAAAGGTAATAATTGAAAAAGGTGAAGCATTAATAATTGAAGCAAGGGATTAA